The following are encoded in a window of Clostridium thermarum genomic DNA:
- the groL gene encoding chaperonin GroEL (60 kDa chaperone family; promotes refolding of misfolded polypeptides especially under stressful conditions; forms two stacked rings of heptamers to form a barrel-shaped 14mer; ends can be capped by GroES; misfolded proteins enter the barrel where they are refolded when GroES binds) gives MAKSIILGEEARRKMQKGVDMLADTVKVTLGPKGRNVVLDKKFGAPLITNDGVTIAREIELEDPYENMGAQLVKEVATKTNDVAGDGTTTATLLAQAIIREGLKNVTAGANPILIRNGIKMAVDKAVEEIKKISRPVEGKEDIARVAAISAGDEEIGKLISDAMEKVGNEGVITVEESKSMATELDIVEGMQFDRGYVSAYMVTDTEKMEAVLENPYILITDKKISNIQEILPVLEQVVQQGRKLLIIAEDIEGEAMATLVLNKLRGTFTCVGVKAPGFGDRRKEMLQDIAILTGGEVISEELGRDLKEATLDMLGVAESVKISKENTVIVNGKGDKNEIHNRVAQIKRQIEETTSDFDREKLQERLAKLAGGVAVVKVGAATETELKEKKLRIEDALAATKAAVEEGIVPGGGTAYINVINEVAKLTANDPDAQVGINIIKRALEEPVRQIATNAGLEGSVIIEKVKASEPGVGFDALREQYVNMIKAGIVDPTKVTRSALQNAASVASTFLTTEAVVADIPEKNPAPMPGGGMGMDGMY, from the coding sequence ATGGCTAAAAGCATTATTTTAGGTGAAGAAGCAAGAAGAAAAATGCAAAAAGGCGTTGACATGCTTGCTGACACAGTAAAGGTTACATTAGGACCAAAGGGAAGAAACGTAGTTCTTGATAAGAAATTTGGCGCTCCATTAATCACAAACGATGGTGTTACAATAGCTAGAGAAATAGAGCTGGAAGACCCATATGAAAACATGGGAGCTCAGTTGGTAAAGGAAGTTGCTACAAAGACTAACGACGTAGCAGGAGACGGTACTACTACCGCTACATTACTAGCACAAGCAATAATCAGAGAAGGCTTAAAGAATGTTACAGCCGGAGCTAATCCAATACTTATCAGAAACGGTATAAAGATGGCTGTAGATAAGGCAGTAGAGGAAATAAAGAAGATTTCCAGACCTGTAGAAGGTAAGGAAGACATAGCAAGAGTTGCTGCTATCTCTGCTGGAGACGAAGAAATAGGTAAGTTAATATCTGATGCTATGGAAAAGGTAGGCAACGAAGGTGTTATAACTGTTGAAGAATCCAAGTCTATGGCAACAGAGTTAGACATAGTTGAAGGTATGCAGTTTGACAGAGGATATGTAAGTGCATACATGGTTACAGATACAGAAAAGATGGAAGCAGTTCTTGAAAATCCATATATACTTATCACAGATAAGAAGATATCAAATATCCAGGAAATACTTCCAGTGCTTGAGCAAGTAGTTCAACAGGGAAGAAAGCTCTTAATCATTGCTGAAGACATAGAAGGCGAAGCAATGGCTACATTGGTATTAAATAAGCTAAGAGGAACCTTTACTTGTGTAGGGGTTAAGGCTCCTGGCTTCGGCGACAGAAGAAAGGAAATGCTTCAGGATATAGCTATACTTACTGGCGGAGAAGTTATATCAGAAGAATTAGGAAGGGACTTAAAGGAAGCTACTCTAGATATGCTTGGTGTAGCTGAAAGTGTTAAGATTTCAAAAGAAAATACTGTTATTGTTAACGGTAAAGGCGACAAGAATGAAATTCATAACAGAGTAGCTCAGATAAAGAGACAGATAGAAGAAACTACTTCTGATTTCGACAGAGAAAAGCTTCAGGAAAGACTTGCTAAGTTAGCAGGAGGAGTTGCTGTAGTTAAGGTTGGAGCAGCTACTGAAACTGAGCTTAAGGAAAAGAAGTTAAGAATAGAAGACGCTCTTGCGGCCACTAAGGCAGCTGTGGAAGAAGGTATAGTTCCAGGAGGCGGAACTGCTTACATTAATGTAATTAATGAAGTGGCTAAGCTAACAGCGAATGATCCTGATGCTCAAGTTGGTATCAATATCATCAAGAGAGCTCTTGAAGAACCAGTAAGACAGATTGCTACAAATGCTGGTTTAGAAGGTTCTGTAATCATAGAAAAGGTAAAGGCTAGCGAACCAGGCGTAGGTTTTGATGCTTTACGTGAACAATACGTAAACATGATCAAAGCCGGTATCGTAGACCCAACAAAGGTTACAAGAAGTGCATTACAAAATGCTGCTTCCGTAGCTTCAACATTCTTAACAACAGAAGCTGTTGTTGCTGATATTCCGGAAAAGAACCCAGCTCCAATGCCAGGAGGCGGAATGGGTATGGACGGAATGTACTAA
- the groES gene encoding co-chaperone GroES: MNIRPLGDRVVLKKLEAEETTKSGIVLPGTAKEKPQEAEVVAVGPGGYVDGKEVKMEVKVGDKVIISKYSGTEVKLSGAEYTIVRQDDILAVVE, translated from the coding sequence ATGAACATTAGACCACTTGGTGACAGAGTAGTATTAAAGAAGTTAGAAGCTGAAGAAACTACCAAAAGCGGTATAGTTCTTCCTGGTACAGCAAAAGAAAAACCACAGGAGGCAGAAGTAGTAGCTGTTGGTCCTGGCGGATATGTAGACGGAAAAGAAGTTAAAATGGAAGTTAAGGTTGGAGACAAAGTTATAATCTCCAAGTATTCCGGAACAGAAGTTAAATTATCCGGAGCTGAGTACACAATAGTTAGACAAGACGACATATTGGCAGTAGTAGAATAA